GCCAGCTATAGCTGGGCCGTTATCGGGGGCGGATATGGCAATACAGCCAACGGCAATTTTTCGACGGTAAACGGAGGCAGCAGCAATTTGGGCAGCAGTACGTGGGCCACGGTAGGTGGAGGGGGCAGCAACGCGGCCAGTGGAGTGGCCTCCACCGTAGGCGGCGGCTACGTCAATTTTGCACGAGGAGACTACACGGTAGTATCGGGCGGTGGTGGTGGATCCAGCGCCGATTCCAATTCGGCTACGGGCAGCAATTCGACAATCGGAGGTGGACGAGCAAACGTCGCCAGCGGCACCTACGCAACGGTAGCCGGTGGTTCCGCCAACCGGGCGAGTGGTGGCTACTCGGCAACGGTGAGTGGCGGCGCATCCAATATTGCCAGCGGTCAAGACGCCACCGTCTGCGGCGGCTACACCAATACCGCCAGCGGCAACGTGTCCACCGTATGTGGAGGTACGTTCAACGTTGCGGCCGGAGCGTATTCCTTTGCGGCGGGGCGACGGGCGAAAGCGAATTACGACGGCTGTTTCCGGTGGGCGGACTCGTATAACGCGGATTTCTCGATACCCGACACGGCGAACTCGTTTTCGGTTCGGGCTACCGGCGGCGTACACTTGTTCACCAATGCAACACTGACATCGGGGGCGCATTTGTACGCGGGGTCCTCGACGTGGAACGCGGTTTCCGACAGCACGCTGAAGCGGCGCTACGGAAAGGTGGATACGAAAGAAGTACTCGACAAAGTGGCTACGTTGCCGATTGAGCGATGGAGCTACAAAGCGCAAGACGAGAGCGTTCATCACATTGGTCCAATGGCGCAGGATTTCTGGAGATTGTTTCGCGTGGGTGATGACAGCTTGAGCATCTTGACGATTGACCCCGACGGCATCGCGCTGGCGGCGATTCAGGAGTTGGCCAAGCGAAACGAGAAATTGGAGGAGCAGGTCGCACGGCTCACGGAGCAGGTGCAGACGCTGATGGCAGCGGAACAACATACTTCACATAAGGAGAAGTGAAATGAAAAGTCAGCTTTTGCTGATTCTGCTGATGCTGCCCGCATTAGCGTGGGCGCAACCTCAGCAGAGCGAGAACTTCCAGATCACCAAGTCGGTGATTGACGCGGGCGGAGCCGCGAGCGCTTCGGAGAACTTCCAGCTTGTCAGCGCGTTCGGGCAGCCGTCGCCACTGGGCGCGCAAACCAGCGAATCGTTCAACCTGTGGGCGGGATTTCTCACGCCGACGGTGGCGATTTCGCCCTTAAGCCCGATTCAGGCGCTGGTGATTCAGGCCGCGCAGCCGAACGTGCTTTTGGCTTGGGAACGGATTGCGAGTGCGAACTCGTACAAGATCTACCGGGATACGACGGCGATCTTCACGCCCGGGCCGGGGAACTATCTTGACGCGGTAGGCGATACTGCCTACTACGATGCGACGGCTATCGGATTGCCGCCGATCCGTCACTACTACATCGTGACGGCTTCGTCGGATGCGCCACCGTCGGGAGAGCTCCGGAGGATTCCCGACTTCCGGGCCGATGCGCGGAAGGAATCACGATAGACGAAGACCGGGAAAGGAATCCTAAATGCTCGAAACAAGGGCGGCTGCGGGCCGCCCTTGTTGCATTGAGGGGGATTTTGCGCTTCAATTGACTTTTTCGATCAAGTTGTTAAATTGGACAAGGACAGACCTGCCGAGAGTTTCCGGTATGCACGAACCGATCTATCGTCAAAGTGGCCCGCTGACGCCAACGCGGGAGAACTACCTGCGGGCGCTGTACCAACTCTCGCGCTCGGGAGCGGGAGTACGCCTGACGGATCTGGCTCACGCTCAGGACGTGCGGCTGCCGACCGCGCGCCACGCCGTGGATTGTCTGCGCGATGCCGGATACGTCGTGCAGGAGAGCTACGGCCTCATCATGCTCACCGAGGCGGGCCGCGAAACGGGCCGCAGGCTGAACGATCGCTACGAGTTGACCCGCAAGTTCCTGATCGAAGTGTTGGGAGTCAGCGAGAGCGTTGCGGAACGTGAAGCATGTCTCATGGAGCACCATCTGGATCAGGATACATTAGAGCGCATTGCCGCGTTCGTCAAGCACGTTACGGGTTGCGCGGACGGAAACCCAGAGGAAATCCTCGCAGCGGATATTCAGAAACGATTTCCCGGTGTAGAGCGGAATACTCCTCGAAGCTGAAACGATCCGGGTAGGTTCTTTCGGAAAAGGAGAATAACATGCTGAAAGAGTTCAAAACCTTTGCCATGCGCGGGAACGTCGTGGACATGGCCGTCGGAATTATCATCGGCGCCTCGTTCGGTACGATCGTGAAATCGTTGGTGGACGACGTGATCATGCCGCCGATCGGACTTCTTTTGGGGCGGGTGGATTTCTCCAATCTGTTCGTTACCTTGAAGAGCGGCGCAACCGCCGGACCCTACGCTACGGTGGCGGAGGCCAAAGCGGCGGGCGCGGTGACGATGAATCTCGGCTTGTTCGTCAATACGATCATCGGTTTTCTGATCGTGGCGTTTGCCGTGTTCCTGCTCATCAAGGGAATCAATCATCTGAAGAAGAAAGAAGAAGCCGCGCCGCCGCCGAACTCGAGAGAATGTCCCCATTGCTTTTCCGTGATTCCCGTTAAGGCG
This window of the bacterium genome carries:
- the mscL gene encoding large-conductance mechanosensitive channel protein MscL, translating into MLKEFKTFAMRGNVVDMAVGIIIGASFGTIVKSLVDDVIMPPIGLLLGRVDFSNLFVTLKSGATAGPYATVAEAKAAGAVTMNLGLFVNTIIGFLIVAFAVFLLIKGINHLKKKEEAAPPPNSRECPHCFSVIPVKATRCGHCTSELKAA
- a CDS encoding metal-dependent transcriptional regulator, coding for MHEPIYRQSGPLTPTRENYLRALYQLSRSGAGVRLTDLAHAQDVRLPTARHAVDCLRDAGYVVQESYGLIMLTEAGRETGRRLNDRYELTRKFLIEVLGVSESVAEREACLMEHHLDQDTLERIAAFVKHVTGCADGNPEEILAADIQKRFPGVERNTPRS
- a CDS encoding tail fiber domain-containing protein, with translation ASYSWAVIGGGYGNTANGNFSTVNGGSSNLGSSTWATVGGGGSNAASGVASTVGGGYVNFARGDYTVVSGGGGGSSADSNSATGSNSTIGGGRANVASGTYATVAGGSANRASGGYSATVSGGASNIASGQDATVCGGYTNTASGNVSTVCGGTFNVAAGAYSFAAGRRAKANYDGCFRWADSYNADFSIPDTANSFSVRATGGVHLFTNATLTSGAHLYAGSSTWNAVSDSTLKRRYGKVDTKEVLDKVATLPIERWSYKAQDESVHHIGPMAQDFWRLFRVGDDSLSILTIDPDGIALAAIQELAKRNEKLEEQVARLTEQVQTLMAAEQHTSHKEK